GCTCCAAACGCACCTTAATTACCGGAGGATCTACACCCCAGACTCGGGTGCTGCCCTGCTCGCGCCTTCCCACGCGTTACCCTGTGCATGGTAATGCGAGGTCCCGTCTGCGCCCCGCTCCTGACAGTCGTGTAGATCGTGAGGTCATTTGGAAGAAAGTTATTGACTAACCCCAATGTGGTTTGTTATCACTGGAAGAAGAGTTTTTCATAGCTTTTGCTCCCACCGTTTGCTAGGAAGGGCTGCCTGTTACTTCCAGATGTGGCTGTTCCTGAATTATGGATATTGCTGGGTAGACTTGGTAGATAAGATCTGCCCTTGCTTACACCCATGCATCTCCAGTGACTTCAGAAGGATCCTTTTTTATATCCTGCTCTTTTCTTACAGCACCATCATTTGGATATTATGGGAAAACAGGACAACAGACCTTCACCCAACAACAGCTGGTGCACGAGCCGTTGGCTTTTAGGCCACAAGAAGGTGAGACGGTGGACTAGCTGGGCAAAAACATCTGCGTGTCCCAAAGACAAACACAGTGGGACATCCCCCCTTCTCGATTTATGTTGACTCCCAGGGCCACAATTCCAGCTGTGAGATGATCCCAAATTGTGATGCTATCGGGAGGCTGATGTTCCCCGTGGAAGCGGAGCACGTCCCTGCTGCCCCTTCTGCAAAGTGGGGAGAAGAGTCGTAGCTCCCACTCGAGAGAGACCCCACAGCAGGTTGGTTATTTGCATTGCTTTGAAACTGAGATTATTTCCATGCTTCCTTGTTCCAGgttttaaaaccagattttttttttctttttatcacgCTTCTTCCAATCTCATGCCCTTTTCATCCATCAGCCTGTGAGACATCGACAAGCTACTCCTTCTTCCAAAACTTTCTCCCAAAAAATTCTGTAGAAAGGCCATTCTGcctggtggtgtttttgttgtttttcaaacaTAGCTTTAAGGCAAAAGTTTGGCAATGCAAAGCAAAGTCTACATAAGGCCGCATGACTTGGATTTGCAACTCAGAACcttacagcttaaaaaaaaaatccttatctTAAATAGTCAACTTTTTGCTCCAGGAACTTGTTTTGTTCtcaatcaaaaagaaaaaaaaaaaaatcttaaaatcccaaataaaatgttcttattGTTCTGGGCAGTCTGGACAAGCTAATGAGACTGAGTTCAAACAGTAACTaagacagggaagaaaaaaaaaaagctatacgGGTAGACATCAGTGTTAGATTCTTCCCTTAGGAATCCAGTGATGAGACAGACCCAGTCACAGGTCTCCTCTTTAGCTTTAGCACAGTGAAATCCGTCCCAATGGGAGAAGGTAGAATGGTTGCATTTGTTGAATGaataaaaagtgcatttttattttgctcattaTACGTGTGTCTTCTAATACCTAAGTgattgttttgcctttttttttttttttcttcccctccgTTTTGGTGCCAGGACGTCAGGTTTATATTATCGGTGTTTCGGAGGTATCACCACAAGTGGCGGTCCATCCTTTGGCCTCCACATGAGTACCTGAGCATCATTGGCATTGGGTTTGACAAGGGCACTAGGTGGTATTGGCTCATTCTTGCTAaggacctggggctgctcttGAGCAGAGGGTTCCTGCAGCTTGGCACGCTGCCCCAAGGGTCTGCTGGGATTCACCTCGATGCCCAGCCTCATGCGCCATTTGATAGTCTGCAAGGTCACCATTTCGTTGGTGGCCGTGTTGGTGGCCACCAGCCAGGTGGTGAAGCTTTGATCCCGGTGGATGCTCGTGAGTTTGGCCACGTTGCTCTCGCTGACGGGCACTGCCCACGTCACGCTGGGGTAGAAGTTGTCGTTCATGCTGATGTTGAACTTGGACTCCTTCTTGGTGGGCCCCACGATGGTGTAGGTTTCTGTCGTGTTTCCATACCAGGGATAGTTCACTCCGTCTGAGTCACTGATGGCCTGGATTTTACCGTCCAGCAGATCTGGAAGCTCCCAACTTGACCTGCCACAATCAACAACAAATTACGGATAATGCATTAATGAATTCGTTTGGAAAAATGCTGGACTTCGAGGAAAGACAGGAAGGAGTTTTTAATGCATTCCCCCTTTTGCTTTTACTGGAATTTGTGCCTTTCACGCCATCCCGCTGAAAGAGCTCAAATCTGCCATTAAATCTGTGTCTGCGAACTTCCAGGACTGATCAGGAAAATCTGTCCTGCTGTTAAACACCACCAAAGAACCACCACCAGGCTCATCCTCGCAGGGACCGGTGGGAACCTGGAGTAGTTCAAAATATGTCGGTATTTACACGAGGCTGCAAAGGCTGGGTGCTCAGGAAAGCTCCGGTGTTGGAGCAAATCCAGTGCCGCAGGGATCTTCTTGCTGTTTGAGCAGAGGGACTCGCTCCAGCGCTGTGGTCAGGATCTCCTGACTCTTGTGCTGGTGAGAGCAGGGCTCAGGGCTTAGTTTCTCCCTCTCAAAAGCCCCAAATCACCCGTGTCAGCAGAAAAACGGGCAAGCTCAGAGCTGGCCCTGGGCGTGGGGTGACAGAAGACCTCAGCGGTGGAAGTAAAATCAAGGACTTCttcaagtaacaagtgataggataagAGGAAACGgactcaagttgcaccagagatTTAGATCGgatattgggaacaatttcttccccaaagggctgtggggcattggaacaggctgcccagggcagtgctggagtcaccatccctggaggggttggacagacggacatgaggttctcaggacacggggcagtgccagggctgggggaacggttggactcgatgatcttgagggtctcgTCCgaccaaaacaattctatggtTCTGTAACTCAAGTGGACCATAAAGCTTCCTACTGCCcaattctgttctttcttttcactcCCTACCTGCAAACACTCATTTTCTCTCTGGATATTCCCTGTCCCTCCCCGCTGTCTGCCTGGCGCTGGACGAGTAACTCATCCTTCTGCAGCCCGAGCAAGGACCCAGTTCAAAGGCTGCACACGCGGCTCGGGGCTGCGGATGGTGTTACAGCAATCAGAGGAACCGCGGTCAGCCTGAGCCGGGCGTCTGTGCGCTGCGCTTGCGGGTCTGACAGAAAGGTCAGTCTTTCTAGcaagaaaataagtgaaaatgGTCCTCTGGCACCTTGTAATGCTTGAGGCacaactgggattttttttttttttatgaacttccaatttaatttttaagattaGATTTGCCACTAGAAGCAGACTACTGTAaatgtctcagaaaaaaaggttaGATATTTGCGGAGCAAAGGCGCTAGGTTGGCATAACCACAGACCATGTGCTCAGCGCACGCCAGGTATTTTAAGGACATTCTTTTCAAAAAGAGGCTGGTGGAGGTGGCTCTAATGTACCTTCTGCCTCTTGCTTACGAACCAGCCCTCCCTGCCACTCGGAGATGATGTCCCTGACACCGAGGTGGCAGAAGAGGCTGTgtggcagctcccagcctgGCATTTGCACTTGACCCTGCCGCGGGGCTGagcaccagcccccccagcctcAGGGCTCCCGCTGCGAGCTGGGACACGGGTTATCTTGGGAGGGAGACAGAGGGGACGCGCTCGGGCTCGTCAGGGGAACAGTCCAAGTCTTTAATAAGTCCGTGCTGTGGCTTAAAATAGCCCCCTGGCTGAAGTGGGGGCTGCGGCCGGGTGCAGGGGGGGCACAAATCGGGCCCAGCTGGCTCTGACACAGGTTTGGGATGAGCCGCTTCTCTCTGCTGGCCAGGACTAATGCGATCGTCTCACAAGGCTGTTCTGATTGTTAATTAGTTAATGACCGTGAAGTGCCTCCATGTTTGTAACCACTGGATTGTTCAGCAGTTGGCTGTAAATGTCTGGCTGTCGCTAGAAGGTACCGTGGCGGGGTTTAAAGAcctcatttatcttttttcatGTGAGAGGGCTCCTCGCAAAAATCTCCCCTGTGCCACAGCAGGCGTTGGGCGaagggcaggaggcagctggtTTGCAAGTTGGTCGTCCTGGGAGGAACCCGGGAGGTTAAGTGTgagggggatgcagggatgctctgtgggatgcagggatgctctgtgggatgcagggatgctccagGGGAGGCAGAGACGCTctgtgggatgcagggatgctccagGGGAGGCAGAGACGCTCTGCAGGGTGCAGAGATGCTTCAGGGGAGGCAGAGATGCTCTGcgggatgcagggatgctctgagcagcaggaccaggggtTAGCAGCAGCTGAGGGTTATGCAAGCGTGACATCTCCCTGCGCAGATTTACGGGCTGCTGTCAGCTACGGCACCGCAGCTGCAGCAATCCTCTCCTTGAGCTCATAGCCAGCAGGCAGAGGGAGTCCTTTCCctggaagaaaaatttttaGCAAAGGCAGCCAAAAGGAGATCCCTGAGCAGTCCTGCCAGGACCCCAGCCACAGAGAGATGTTTATATGCTCTGCTCTCTAAATCAGTGTCATCCTGGCTCACGGTCCCCCAAGCTCTTCAGCAAgagctgagaaaggaaaagctccGGGGATGCTGGATGAGCTCAGCCCTCGGTGGGCAGATGAGCGGAGGTCgtgctctgcagcccccaccGCCCTGCATCACAGCGCGGCTCTGAAACACCATCTGGGGggctctttctctccctttcagCAGATGGTTCAGGATTACTTTCCATTCGGACAGTGGCTGCTACTCAGCTTGGCTGTCACCCGGGGATGAGATGTGACAATTTGCTGGAGGTTTGCTCTGTGACATGCGTGGTGCTAAGGTGCAGCCACAGCATCTCTGCGGGTGTGGAGGCGCCAAACCGGGACCTGAGATGCTACAAGAGGCTGATAACCCCCCGCCAGGCTGCTCCAGCCTACTCAAGTGGGTGAATGGCAGAAGAATCAGCTACAGGATGCTCAGAAACTGCAGGGCAACTCAGAGCAGCTTGTCCCCATCTTCATTCCCAATAGACGTATCTGACCCCAGACCAGTGCAGAATCACAGGACCTCCTCAGGATTTGCCTAGGGTTTAAATGAGAGCAAAATGGTGGAGTTATAATGGTTGCTGAAGGCAGGGTGCTGTCTGCAGAGCCTGGCAAACCCCACCGCGAAGCCGAGTGCGGCTGCGCTGGGGCGGCTCAGCAGAGCATCCTGCTGCGGGGAAGGCGTGGGCAGCAACGGGGAAGAAGAAACTGGCCTGTGTTTCTCTGCGGTGCCTAATTCTAGCGAGTGCGGTTAACCCCGGGGTTTCAAAACCGTCACGCTTTGCCTGTGCAGCTTAGAAACGAGAAGAAAAATGAGGCCTTATGACGGTCCCATGACTGGGGCAAAAGCAGAGGCTGTGTGACGGTTGGTGCTGCTGTGGTTGCTCTTCGCCTGCTGCTACAGCAACGCCTGCGCGCCAGCCAGGTGAGCGGCCTTTGCTTGCACAGCCTGTCCATGTTAAATAATAGGCCAACAACTGCCCTTCTGGAGGATTTTTGGAAAGAACGCTGTGGAATGATCTTTGGCTGCATCAGCATCTTTCTGCGGTGGTGTCGAGCCAAGGAAAGATCAGAAAGTGCCCAGTAAACACTTTGCTGACAATAGCAGAGAAGAGGCGTGAAAAGAAACCAACCTATCTGGTTTCATGGATTCACTAGAGCTGATCAGCTCCAAAATCAGTAGATTCTGGCTTGTAATACTGACAagtttgtttctgctgcttcaaaAACCTTCAGAGTCTGTACGGGCACCACCAGAGACTGGAGCTGCCAACAAACCTCTCCTAACAGATGTCTCCTTGCTACCAGGAGAAGGAACTTTAAGCTATTCCTTGTGGCACAACCATAGccctgctgctgacagccaaGCAGCTTTAGTTTTATCCTCCTAATTCTCATTTGAATCCATTTCTTCCTATTCTGTCACTCAAAATGAAGACTCCTGCttctccccagccctccagGTGCTGCCCCACCACACAAACCGAAGCGatggctgcagcagcctgggcagccACAGCAAATCCAACCCGCTCCATCCAGCACAGGCACATGTATATTCATTTAACCTCTTCAGACAGGCATCGGGCACTAGTGCATCCTCAGCCCCGGTTCCTTAAAGCCAAGTCCTAATCAGAGTCACGGGCCAGACGGATTTGTGTAACCTTGTGCTTCCCaccatccagccttgccagcagctccctgatTCAGAGAAGCCCCATGCAGATGCGGACTCTGTGCAGGTACCAGCGCGATGTGTGGGCGCAGTGAAAAGCCGTTCCAGGTATTTCACATCCCTGCTCCTACCTGCCCCCCTCCGCCTGTGCTGGTGActggctgaaagaaagaaaacccgATATTCAGAGctgcttaattttaaattgtCCTTTACAGCGCCTCTCTCACCTACTCCGGCGCATCAAGCAATTCAAGCCAGGGTCACAGCGAAGAACAGGAAGGAAATTTAAGCTGTTGTTCCCCCGCTGTCACAGCCGTGCTGCTGTGGTCCCTTTTCCCcccatcctccagctgcacgtTCCTGCCTCGGTTCTCGAACCGGCAGTGATGTTTGGTGCACGCTGGTTCAGGGGGTAAAACTAGCAGAAAACTGCAACTAAGAAAAAGGGAtgatttttctgctgatttagCTGAGCAGGCTCAAGTCAGACTGGACATCCCATTTAACTGGGCTAAGATGTGAGCTCACAGCACCCGTAAGGGCCAGGGACCACACAAGGGCAGCAAAGCCTTTTCCTCTAAACCCCTGTGGGGTATCTCAGTGGATTCCCATGGCAAACTGATCTCCCTTCACTTCCCATggaaagcaaaaccttttttcctttggtgaaTCTGGTTTTGATTGTGTTTTCCCTCCCGAGGACTGGGGTTTGTTCTCTTGACAAGTCGATTTCTCGAGTTCATTGTGTCTCTGCTGCAGGGCATGGAAGATTTAATCTCGCCAGAGCGAGATGCCCGGTAAGGTAAAGCGATGATGTAATGCTGCCCAGCTGCCCCATCGGGTCCTTCTGGGGAGAAATATATACCTGAAACTTCTCCAAATCCTTGGCTGATCATATTCAAACTCTGATTTATTTATCTCTCCGTTTTACATATCTCCATCTGCATCGCTTCTCGCACATCTCCATGGAGACGCAGAAACAAGGCTTGGTGATGCCATCCCCACATCGCCTGGCTGCCGACACgggtcccagcagctgctgcacaaCCTGGGGCAGAAACCAGCACGCACCCCAGGACATCCCAGTGGAGAGCTGGTCCCGCTGCTCCTGCACAGGTCAGAGCTCTGAGGCCTGatcctgctgcctcctgctgcacagcagcGTCTTTCCCttgagggtttggggtgaaaCCCTGCTCGTGGGGAGCAGTGACACCAGCCATGGAGATGAAGGGGAGTTTGCCCCAGTTCTGCACAGAAGGGGGATCAGAGAGCACGTCCACATCCTCACACTGGGGGTTTTCATGTTCCCAGCAGCACCTACTGACTTGCGTGTAAAATTATTCCAGCATTGACATGTTATTCgagctttattttcctttaaaaacactgCATTTAGCCCCCAAAATTGTCAGTGCCACTTTAAACGTGTGTGTCTAAATTATCCCTTCTGTAGCTAACATCCCTATAGGAGCGTTATGCACAGCTCCATCTGCTCCAGTATTTCTCAGCTGTTTCTGTCCTCAACATAATGGCCAGCTTATGCACAGCTAACAACTTCGGAgcataaaagtgaaaaattaatccAAAGCCTGCTGTAAGTATTAACGCTCTGGTTGACcgactgattttttttcttattattattattatttgaagaTTTCTGTTTGTCTGTCACCCCAGTGATTAAAAATACGTGTGGTGCAGTAGTCTCTTCATCATGGAAAGTTGGGACAAACACTCTGTTGGCATAAATCAGTGTAGCTCTGTGGAGGTCAGTGGGATTATGTTGAGTTACACCAGCTAAAGGCTTGGCCCATCCTTCCAGACAGGTTTGTGTCCTGTCTCTCTCTATGTAAAGGTCTTCCAAGAGCATGTTTCAATGGCATTAAAAAGAAGCCTTTCCCCTCAAACACCTTTATTTATAGCTTTCAGATGGCAATGGGTCTACGGAAAGAGAGTGGCGGGGCAGACCGATTCCTCCTTATGTTTGAGTAACTCTTTTTTATATCAGTTAAATGTCAGCGAACctcctagggaaaaaaaccaaatctttGTTTCcatgattttctggctgataGCTCTCCTACACGGCTGCAATATTTAAATCTGACTACCTGTTTACAGCACTTAGCTTGCAGATACAACTTTTTTTGTCTCAAAGCATTCCAGCAAGGGAAGACTGTACCAAATCATCCTTTTAAACACAGGGGAACTCAGgtgcagagaaataaaaggatGTGTTGAGGTTTGCAGCGCTAGCAGAATAGCTCTCTGCCTGGTCCTCTTTATTTCGCTGGATGTGAGCTGTATTTATATACAGTggacttctctttttttcctttgcagctggCCGTTAAAGACAAGATTTCTAAATGAGCCTGAGAATTACACATGCAAATCCCAAAGGCCTGGAATTGGGAACATCTGAGCAACAAATTGTCCTTGCAAAAGATGGTGATGGAGCCAAAAAACCTACAGATTTTCAGGCCTCTTGtaagtacttttaaaatcaagataAGCTGGTCTTGTGCTTTGCTGAGCCTCACTGCTGGGGTTTGCCAGGTGCTCGTTTGGTTCTCAAGGCACTTTCTGCTTGAGCAGAGAGGGGACGCAGGGACAGAAGGAGGGGACAGTCTGTCATTTAGGGCTGCTCCTCGGCATGCCCTTCCCTCTGGTCCACATCTTACAACGTGTACTAGCTTTAAGTCTGAGAACCTGTCCTTTCTCCCTTGCCCCCAGAGACCGGGCAGCATCGGCACCTCCAGCCACCAAACCATGTGCCAGGTCTGCGGTCGGGTTTTGTCCCTGTGGCTGGACAGACAGATTGCTGCTGCACCAGGAGGCTGCACCCGGTGCTGCCCAGCACCGTGAGTTGCAGAattgctgctctgtgcaggcaTTCGGAGATCAGGTGCTGTTGCTGATTTAACTACAGGCCAAAGCTTGCACCAGCGTTCGGTGAACTGGTGGGGGACTGGGGAGAGATGACTTTTCACAGTAGGGAGGTGACATTTTAATTTGACTCACTGCTGTCTCACTACGACTGTCTGACCTGTAACACTGGGGGTTTAGTGTGCAAACAGCCCCTAGATTCCCCCTACCTGACACAGACACCTACACATTCCCACActtacattatttaaaatgatGGTAAAGTGAAATTTTCACCCTGCTCCAAGGTGATGCAAAGGGTTTAATTATCAGTGGGTTAAATCCACCTTGTTCTTTCCCCGTTGGCTGCCTGCTACCATGGGCAAAGCATGCAGGATTCCTCCTGTGACGTTAAAAGTCTGTTCCTAGAGCTGGTGGGCTACGGAGCTCACACCATGGCccactgcagctgcagcaccgCACGCTGGGGTCGGCACCGAGCCACAAGTGTCAGCCCTCGGGTTTCCCCAGGGCTCGTTAATGTGCGTTTTTACCCCGTCAGGGATGGGGAGCGATGCCGAAGGGAGGAGCTGGCCATCAGGGGAAAACCTCGGGTAAAAGGCGTATCAAACCAGGGGTATCTGTCATGATAGGGGTTTCAGGATCTCCAGTGCTGCTCAAAAGCTGTTATGAAATATAGTTTTGCTTTTGGGCTCTTAACAGAGCGAGTGGCTTTTGGTTGGGGCTTGGGCACATTCCCTTTAGAAGAGAAGAATACGCACTCCTTTAGAGGGGCAGAGACAAGCTCtcctgtattttaaacatatcaGAAAGTCCTGTTAAGTTTCAGAAGAGCCAGGTTTTAGAATCGAACCtactggattttaatttttggcTTAATCCAGTATCTCCCAGCCAGGCCGTGATCCTCCCGCTGTTTCTCCTCGCTAGAGAAACGTACCCGCACGCGCTTTTGGAAATACTTACATTCCCTGTTCCCCGTAATGATTGTAAAATTCCATGTGGCTGCAAGCCTGGATCCAGCCCACGATCCAGGTCTCCTTCTTGGGAATAGGGGGCACCAGGACTTGTGCAGAGGCTCGGAAGTGAGGGGTCCGGTAGCGCAGGACCACACTGGAGGACTCGTCGATGCTGGTGGGAATGGGATCGATGGAGGCTTTGACTTCAATCACTGAAATACTTTCCCGGAAAACTTTGGATTTGCAGCTAATGCTCTGAATACAGCCCATGGCATACCCCGAGTACAGTCCGACGCAGCTCCGAGGGTACTCCAGCAATCCTGGGGAATATTAGGCATTGAAATTATCTAGTGCTAGATCAATTACAGATCTTCTTGGTTTGTAATCTCAAAACTGATATCCATAGGATAGAAAATTTATCATGTAAAGCCTTAATTTGAGTATCTGTCTTACAAGTACTGCTCCTATTTTGAGGTTAGCTGCACTTCAGAAGCAAAGGggcctttaattttttttttccccttttaatgACCCATTAACTCTCTCCCTCTAACAGTctttgggttaaaaaaaaaaggtctcttGAGTTCAATAAATAACGGTGGTGTTCTTAGCTGATATATTTAGTCCTTCCTTTCTTCAGATGCAGTCTGTCATTCACCGTCAAACATAGGACCAGCCGGTATTTCCCTTTATTCTTTGGATGAAAAGCAGAATGTTGATAGACACATCtatataaataatgaaata
The genomic region above belongs to Caloenas nicobarica isolate bCalNic1 chromosome 19, bCalNic1.hap1, whole genome shotgun sequence and contains:
- the FAM78A gene encoding protein FAM78A; its protein translation is MGCIQSISCKSKVFRESISVIEVKASIDPIPTSIDESSSVVLRYRTPHFRASAQVLVPPIPKKETWIVGWIQACSHMEFYNHYGEQGMSSWELPDLLDGKIQAISDSDGVNYPWYGNTTETYTIVGPTKKESKFNISMNDNFYPSVTWAVPVSESNVAKLTSIHRDQSFTTWLVATNTATNEMVTLQTIKWRMRLGIEVNPSRPLGQRAKLQEPSAQEQPQVLSKNEPIPPSALVKPNANDAQVLMWRPKDGPPLVVIPPKHR